The following are encoded together in the Rhizobium brockwellii genome:
- a CDS encoding CsbD family protein has product MGSTADKIKGTTNEVAGKTRQAVGKAVDNHEEQAKGALQEAKGKAQVAKGDVKDAVKKVVDKA; this is encoded by the coding sequence ATGGGAAGCACTGCAGACAAGATTAAGGGAACGACGAACGAAGTCGCCGGCAAGACCCGGCAGGCCGTAGGCAAAGCCGTTGATAATCATGAGGAACAGGCAAAGGGTGCCCTACAGGAAGCCAAGGGCAAGGCCCAGGTTGCCAAGGGCGACGTCAAGGATGCCGTGAAAAAGGTCGTCGATAAGGCATAG
- a CDS encoding host attachment family protein, protein MILPQGTVVAVTDGEKLDLYRNTGTGAELSLTALPDISIDDEAKGSGGRHGSTSANPDESQMSEDGFSAGVAQYLNKQVLEGGIVNLVVISAPRSLGELRKHYHKFLSAKLLLEIPKDLTGHSAQDVEKAVQSA, encoded by the coding sequence ATGATACTTCCGCAAGGGACAGTCGTCGCCGTGACCGACGGTGAGAAACTAGACCTCTATCGCAACACCGGGACTGGCGCCGAACTCAGTCTAACCGCGCTGCCTGACATTTCCATAGACGACGAAGCCAAAGGCTCGGGCGGTCGCCACGGAAGCACCTCGGCGAACCCGGATGAAAGCCAGATGTCGGAAGACGGATTTTCCGCTGGTGTCGCTCAATACCTCAACAAGCAGGTGTTGGAGGGCGGGATTGTCAATCTCGTGGTCATTTCTGCACCGCGTTCACTGGGCGAGCTGCGAAAGCATTATCACAAGTTCCTTTCCGCCAAACTGCTTCTGGAAATCCCCAAGGATCTAACGGGCCACTCTGCCCAGGATGTCGAGAAAGCCGTGCAGTCCGCTTGA
- a CDS encoding cation:proton antiporter: MDLYIVTLTILGVVVLLTAWLPLMMRRLPLSLPIACLAIGALLAWSPFPLLPRFNPLENREFTERMTEIVVIVALMGAGLKLDRPIGWKRWMTTWRLLGIAMPLTIGALAFLGSWILGLGVASAVLLGACLAPTDPVLASDVQVGPPQTGEEDEVRFALTSEAGLNDGLSFPFVHLAIALALAAKEGTLLLQHWAFLDVFWRLAAGGVVGWALGKAFGFLSFRMRGSSLAKTQDGFVALGMTFTTYGLTQLVGGYGFVAVFLAAVAFRASERHHDFHEQLHDFAEQIERLLMMVLLVCLGSIAASGQLLEGIDWRVAVVAFLAIVFVRPIIGWLSLIGSGHPPGESLIIAVFGIRGLGSIYYLAYATGQAEFERVETVWTTVLLIVLTSIVVHGIAVTPAMRWIDGRRSRARRKQTAHAVH, translated from the coding sequence ATGGATTTGTATATCGTCACTCTGACCATCCTCGGTGTTGTCGTCCTTCTCACGGCCTGGTTGCCGCTGATGATGAGAAGGCTCCCATTGTCGCTTCCAATCGCGTGTCTGGCCATTGGCGCGCTGCTTGCGTGGTCGCCGTTCCCACTTCTCCCGCGCTTCAATCCACTGGAAAACCGTGAATTTACTGAGCGGATGACCGAGATTGTCGTCATCGTCGCTTTGATGGGTGCGGGGTTGAAACTCGACCGTCCGATCGGATGGAAACGGTGGATGACGACATGGCGGCTTCTCGGCATAGCCATGCCGCTGACGATCGGCGCTTTGGCATTCCTCGGGTCATGGATACTCGGTCTCGGAGTGGCGTCTGCTGTTTTGCTCGGGGCTTGCCTTGCCCCGACCGATCCGGTGCTCGCCAGTGACGTGCAGGTCGGGCCACCACAAACGGGTGAGGAGGACGAGGTCCGCTTTGCTTTGACATCCGAAGCCGGTCTGAACGACGGCCTGAGTTTCCCGTTCGTCCATCTTGCCATCGCCCTGGCGCTTGCCGCGAAAGAGGGGACGCTGCTTTTGCAGCATTGGGCATTTCTGGATGTGTTCTGGAGACTGGCCGCGGGCGGCGTCGTGGGATGGGCGCTGGGAAAGGCCTTCGGCTTTTTGTCGTTTAGGATGAGAGGAAGCAGCCTCGCGAAGACGCAGGATGGCTTCGTTGCACTGGGGATGACCTTCACCACGTATGGGCTGACGCAACTGGTTGGTGGCTACGGCTTTGTCGCCGTCTTCCTTGCGGCCGTCGCATTCAGGGCGAGTGAACGGCACCATGATTTTCATGAGCAACTGCATGACTTCGCCGAGCAAATAGAACGATTGCTGATGATGGTTCTACTGGTCTGCCTCGGTTCGATCGCGGCAAGCGGTCAACTGCTCGAGGGAATTGATTGGCGGGTCGCGGTCGTCGCCTTCTTGGCGATCGTATTTGTCCGTCCGATCATTGGCTGGCTGAGTCTGATCGGCTCCGGACATCCGCCGGGCGAAAGCCTGATCATCGCTGTGTTTGGCATCAGGGGTCTGGGATCGATCTACTACCTGGCATACGCAACGGGCCAAGCCGAGTTCGAGCGTGTCGAGACCGTCTGGACAACGGTCCTCCTTATCGTTCTCACTTCAATCGTTGTCCACGGTATCGCAGTCACCCCGGCGATGAGATGGATCGACGGCCGAAGGTCCCGCGCCCGCCGAAAGCAAACGGCGCACGCTGTCCATTAA
- a CDS encoding transglutaminase family protein → MAQIRIHHRTIYHYHYAVNLRPHRLMLRPRESPDLRLLSHEVSITPRAQVGWAIDVFGNAVATAVFGEMTDVLSVDSVALVDLTAAAWPVFAIAGSALTFPFRYSDEEWTDLGALTARQYADPSEQLQRWAQGFVASNSTDTLSLLKDISAGVSSSISYRSREAEGTQTPTETLNGGWGSCRDFAVLFAETVRCLGFGARIVSGYLFNPDQILLGSQDQGSTHAWVEVFVPGAGWITFDPTNRSMGGANLIPVAVTRDIAQSVPVAGSFVGGSDAFRSMDVEVEVSA, encoded by the coding sequence ATGGCACAAATTCGTATCCATCACCGCACGATTTATCACTACCATTATGCGGTCAATCTCAGGCCTCACCGGCTGATGTTGAGGCCGCGCGAGAGCCCCGATCTCCGGCTGCTGTCGCACGAGGTCTCGATAACACCACGGGCCCAGGTCGGTTGGGCGATCGATGTATTCGGCAACGCCGTTGCCACCGCGGTTTTCGGCGAAATGACCGATGTCCTGTCCGTTGATAGCGTCGCCCTGGTTGACCTTACCGCCGCAGCATGGCCGGTCTTTGCTATTGCAGGCTCCGCCCTCACCTTTCCATTCCGCTATTCGGACGAGGAATGGACGGATCTCGGTGCGCTGACGGCTCGGCAGTATGCCGACCCATCCGAGCAACTTCAGCGGTGGGCACAAGGATTTGTCGCAAGCAATTCGACAGACACGCTGTCGCTTCTCAAGGACATAAGCGCTGGGGTGTCTTCATCGATCTCCTATCGAAGCCGTGAGGCGGAAGGCACACAGACGCCAACCGAAACGCTCAACGGTGGTTGGGGATCATGCCGTGACTTCGCGGTGCTGTTTGCCGAAACTGTCCGTTGTCTGGGCTTTGGAGCGCGTATCGTGTCGGGATACCTGTTCAATCCCGATCAGATATTGCTCGGTTCGCAGGATCAGGGCTCGACCCATGCCTGGGTCGAGGTGTTCGTCCCAGGCGCAGGGTGGATCACATTTGATCCGACAAATCGCAGCATGGGCGGGGCCAATCTCATCCCTGTCGCCGTCACCCGTGATATCGCGCAGTCCGTTCCCGTCGCCGGCAGCTTCGTCGGTGGCTCCGACGCATTCAGATCAATGGACGTGGAGGTCGAGGTGTCTGCTTGA
- a CDS encoding AI-2E family transporter yields the protein MSIQRTSFYVLLAVVTIAFIWLLVPYYTAVFWAVILAIIFFPVHKRLERLLGGRRSIAALLTVLMCICLVIIPAMIILGSLIQEGTSLYQRISSNEIDLNGYLVRIQNALPAFIDNWLTSLKLGGFSELLGNISSGVVQASRSVGGSLLSLGQNTLQFFISFGIMLYLLFFLFRDGAGLSGKIRHAIPLSDDYTRQFLDKFSAVVRATVKGNIIIAITQGTIGGVAFWALGVEAALLWGVTMTFLSMLPAIGAALVWIPAAIWLVLTGAWLKAAILVLIGVFVIGLIDNLLRPPLVGKGTRLPDYVVLISTVGGISLFGINGFVIGPLIAALFIAAWSIFAEQQSAERAKSKRIE from the coding sequence ATGTCGATTCAGCGTACGAGCTTTTACGTCCTTCTGGCGGTTGTGACGATCGCGTTCATCTGGCTGCTTGTCCCCTATTACACCGCTGTCTTCTGGGCCGTGATCCTCGCGATCATTTTCTTTCCCGTTCACAAGCGACTGGAGCGTTTGTTAGGGGGCCGACGCAGCATTGCCGCCCTGCTTACGGTGTTGATGTGCATATGCCTCGTTATCATTCCGGCAATGATCATTCTCGGTTCTCTTATCCAGGAAGGAACGAGCCTGTACCAACGGATCAGCAGCAACGAAATCGATCTCAATGGATATCTGGTCCGGATCCAGAATGCCTTGCCCGCTTTCATCGACAACTGGCTGACCTCACTGAAGCTCGGCGGGTTTTCGGAACTGCTCGGGAATATCTCCTCAGGCGTCGTGCAGGCAAGCCGATCCGTCGGCGGCAGCCTGCTGAGCCTTGGTCAAAACACGCTGCAGTTCTTCATCAGCTTCGGCATCATGCTGTATCTGCTTTTCTTCCTGTTCAGGGATGGCGCTGGCCTCAGCGGCAAGATCCGACATGCAATCCCGTTGAGCGACGACTATACGCGGCAGTTTCTCGACAAGTTTTCCGCTGTCGTGCGCGCCACCGTCAAGGGAAACATCATCATCGCGATCACCCAGGGCACGATCGGCGGCGTGGCATTCTGGGCTCTGGGGGTCGAGGCCGCCCTCCTATGGGGTGTGACGATGACGTTCCTGTCGATGCTGCCTGCAATTGGAGCCGCGCTCGTATGGATTCCCGCAGCCATCTGGCTTGTCCTCACGGGTGCCTGGCTGAAAGCAGCGATCCTGGTCCTCATCGGCGTATTCGTCATAGGGCTGATCGACAATCTGCTGCGTCCACCATTGGTCGGTAAGGGAACGCGGCTGCCCGACTACGTCGTGCTGATCTCGACAGTCGGCGGCATCTCCCTGTTCGGCATCAACGGCTTCGTCATCGGCCCCTTGATCGCCGCCTTGTTTATCGCCGCATGGTCAATTTTTGCCGAACAGCAAAGCGCTGAAAGGGCAAAATCTAAAAGAATTGAATAA
- a CDS encoding response regulator: MGAVDLVRSAGYEAFEASNADEAIRILESRVDIDLVFTDVQMPGTMDGIKLSHYIRDRWPPVKLIVASGKAILEESSLPEGSRFFPKPYSDHAIADAMAGMLSGD; encoded by the coding sequence ATGGGTGCCGTCGACCTGGTACGATCTGCCGGCTACGAGGCGTTTGAAGCGAGCAACGCCGACGAGGCTATTCGTATCCTGGAGTCCAGAGTCGACATCGACCTGGTGTTCACCGACGTACAGATGCCGGGAACGATGGACGGCATCAAGCTGTCCCACTATATCCGCGATCGATGGCCGCCGGTGAAGCTGATCGTTGCTTCCGGCAAGGCAATCCTCGAAGAGAGCAGCCTTCCTGAGGGAAGCCGGTTCTTCCCAAAGCCCTACAGCGATCATGCCATTGCAGACGCAATGGCAGGCATGCTTTCGGGCGATTAG
- a CDS encoding response regulator, translating into MAVILVVEDEPLIRFLLSDELVDAGHTVIEAANALEAVAVLGRCDHLDGMITDVDMPGGLSGLDLMRLVRSTRPETSVWVASGRDVRSQIDPGVFFLLKPYDYRELVYLVSERAHVKHVLATDQQRSG; encoded by the coding sequence ATGGCCGTTATTCTCGTCGTCGAAGACGAGCCGTTAATCCGCTTTCTCTTGTCGGATGAACTCGTGGATGCAGGTCATACCGTCATCGAAGCCGCCAACGCTTTGGAAGCCGTCGCAGTGCTGGGGAGATGCGATCATTTGGACGGTATGATTACCGATGTCGACATGCCGGGCGGATTGAGTGGACTTGACCTGATGAGGCTTGTGAGATCCACGCGACCCGAGACGAGCGTATGGGTCGCATCGGGCCGCGATGTCCGCTCGCAGATCGACCCCGGCGTTTTCTTCTTGCTCAAGCCATACGACTACCGGGAACTGGTCTATCTTGTTTCCGAACGCGCTCACGTAAAGCACGTGCTCGCGACCGACCAGCAGCGATCCGGCTGA
- a CDS encoding response regulator — translation MSDNSSAVTSPPLQPELDFLSGGGEMGALMRSHDWTASPLGPAHQWPQSLKTAVRIMLLSRQPIWIGWGDALVYLYNDSYKSIIGGKHPWALGKPTADVWREIWADIGPMLATAMTGHEGTYVEEQLLIMERNGYPEETYYTFSYTPIPDDDGTPGGIICANTEDTQRVIGERQLALLRELATTSSDARTWWDACERGAAALRVNAFDLPFALLYMTGPDGDVAELVATSGIDVGQSNFPTTIDLTEGSVWPIEQALRCQYPVFVADLSGKAGPDIPAGKWRVPPTDAAVIPVMPTGETGRAGALIIGLNPYRLFDDAYRSFLQLVAGQIAGSIANAQAYEEERRRSEALAELDRAKTTFFSNVSHEFRTPLTLMLGPLEEALADVGEDPETQARLEVVHRNGMRLLKLVNSLLDFSRIEAGRTKASFEPTDLSTMTAELASNFRSLTEKAGLKLVLECAPSPERVFVDRDMWEKIVLNLLSNAFKFTFEGKIRVGLTYDDKAALLVVEDSGTGIPASELPRLFERFHRVEGAKGRSFEGSGIGLALVQELVKLHGGTIDVTSEEGRGTAFTVTIPKGSQHLPQDRLQAGRAFASTAVQAGAFVDEALKWLPDQPENDEASEDATTTTGLGLHQRILLADDNADMRDYVRRLLSADYEVETVNDGQAALEAIRARRPDLVLSDVMMPRLDGFGLIQAIRREPELADIPIIVLSARAGEEARVEGLSAGADDYLVKPFSARELAARVAAALAMMKVRREMGERLREEARSLETLNRVGSVIAAELDLDQAVQAVTDAATELTGAQFGSFFYNVLDDKGESYMLYTLSGVPREAFSSFPMPRNTAVFGPTFAGEGIVRSDDITKDPRYGKNAPHHGMPKGHLPVCSYLAAPVISRSGEVLGGLFFGHSEPGIFTERAERLLSGIAAQATIAIDNARLYKAAQKEIAERVRTEEALRKSEARLSHLNENLEATVAERTQERDRTWNLSRDLLGVADRHGVWLSINPAWTSTLGWQTDEITGKTSEWLEHPEDQAKTRSEINHLASGGITPNFENRLRCADGTYKWLSWTAVPDGDLIYAVARDVTAAKEQAETLRQAEEQLRQSQKLEAVGKLTGGVAHDFNNLLQVIGGNLQLLSKDMVVHEKAQQRLQNALAGVTRGSKLASQLLAFGRRQALEPKVVNLGRLIRSFDDMLRRAIGEGIEIETVVSGGLWNTLVDPSQVENALLNLAINARDAMEGHGKLTIEAGNASLDDAYAARHADVAAGQYVMLAVTDTGSGMTPEIIEQAFEPFFTTKAAGKGTGLGLSMVWGLVKQSEGHIKIYSEPGEGTTIRIYLPRSRQQEDLAVDMDTGPVVGGTETVLVVEDDEEVRATVVELLTDLGYKVLRATDAQTGLAVIDSGVPIDLLFTDVVMPGPLRSPELARKAKERLPHIAVLFTSGYTDNAIVHGGRLDEGIELLSKPYTREALARKVRYVLGNRQSAQPAPSPPPPTASAETVATASLTSPLRILLVEDEPLILMSTTDMLETLGHMVFEATSAEEALSVLEQEDVDVLMTDHGLPGMSGADLAVACRRRQPELAIVFSSGMIGIPQIDGHQLISDAVLLGKPYEQAGLATALAQFRRK, via the coding sequence TTGAGCGACAATTCCAGCGCGGTGACTTCGCCCCCACTTCAGCCTGAGCTGGACTTTCTGTCCGGCGGAGGCGAAATGGGAGCACTCATGCGATCCCACGACTGGACAGCAAGCCCGCTTGGTCCAGCACACCAATGGCCACAGAGCCTGAAGACTGCAGTTCGGATCATGCTTCTGTCTCGCCAGCCGATTTGGATCGGCTGGGGCGATGCGTTGGTCTACCTCTATAACGACTCTTACAAGTCCATCATCGGTGGGAAGCACCCTTGGGCGCTTGGAAAACCCACCGCCGACGTCTGGCGTGAAATCTGGGCCGATATCGGACCGATGCTTGCGACTGCGATGACCGGCCACGAAGGCACTTACGTCGAAGAGCAGCTGCTTATCATGGAGCGCAACGGCTATCCTGAGGAGACATATTACACGTTTTCCTACACGCCGATCCCTGACGACGACGGCACGCCTGGCGGTATCATTTGTGCCAACACGGAAGACACGCAGCGCGTCATCGGCGAGCGGCAGCTTGCTCTTCTCCGGGAACTGGCAACGACATCGTCGGACGCGCGGACTTGGTGGGACGCGTGCGAACGCGGAGCCGCCGCACTCAGGGTGAATGCCTTCGACTTGCCATTTGCCTTGCTCTATATGACCGGCCCTGACGGAGACGTCGCCGAACTCGTCGCGACCTCTGGCATTGATGTCGGGCAATCGAATTTTCCGACGACGATTGATCTCACAGAGGGCTCAGTATGGCCGATCGAGCAGGCCCTGCGGTGTCAATATCCGGTGTTCGTGGCCGACCTCTCCGGGAAGGCTGGTCCAGATATTCCAGCTGGCAAGTGGCGCGTTCCACCAACAGACGCCGCAGTCATTCCGGTCATGCCGACAGGTGAAACGGGAAGAGCCGGCGCCCTAATCATTGGCCTTAACCCGTATCGTCTATTCGACGACGCGTACCGTAGCTTTTTGCAATTGGTCGCAGGCCAGATCGCCGGTTCGATTGCCAACGCCCAGGCCTATGAGGAAGAGCGTCGTCGGTCGGAGGCGTTGGCGGAATTAGACCGGGCGAAGACGACGTTCTTTTCGAATGTCAGCCATGAATTCCGCACACCCCTTACATTGATGCTCGGGCCGCTTGAGGAGGCGCTGGCGGACGTAGGCGAGGATCCAGAAACGCAGGCCCGACTGGAGGTCGTACACCGCAACGGCATGCGGCTGCTGAAGCTAGTCAACTCGCTCCTCGACTTCTCACGAATCGAGGCGGGGCGCACGAAGGCAAGCTTCGAGCCGACTGATCTCAGTACGATGACGGCTGAACTCGCCAGCAACTTTCGATCGCTCACGGAAAAGGCGGGTCTCAAGCTCGTCCTCGAATGCGCGCCTTCGCCGGAGCGCGTGTTCGTCGATCGCGACATGTGGGAGAAGATCGTTCTCAACCTCCTCTCCAATGCCTTTAAATTTACGTTCGAGGGCAAGATTCGCGTTGGCTTGACTTACGATGACAAAGCGGCCCTGCTCGTCGTAGAGGACAGCGGCACCGGTATTCCGGCAAGCGAGCTTCCCCGGCTCTTCGAGAGGTTCCACCGCGTCGAGGGTGCCAAGGGCCGGAGCTTCGAAGGCAGTGGAATTGGTCTGGCCCTGGTTCAGGAGCTGGTCAAACTGCACGGCGGGACCATCGATGTCACCAGTGAAGAAGGCCGCGGCACAGCGTTTACCGTCACGATCCCTAAGGGGTCGCAGCATCTGCCTCAGGATAGATTGCAGGCGGGCCGGGCGTTTGCCTCCACGGCAGTTCAGGCTGGCGCTTTTGTCGATGAGGCGCTCAAGTGGCTTCCCGACCAGCCTGAAAACGACGAAGCGTCGGAAGATGCGACAACGACGACCGGCTTGGGCTTGCACCAGCGAATCCTCCTCGCCGACGACAACGCCGACATGCGCGATTACGTTCGCCGTCTCCTGAGTGCAGACTATGAGGTCGAAACAGTCAACGACGGCCAGGCCGCCCTAGAGGCCATCCGCGCCCGGCGGCCGGACCTTGTGCTTTCCGACGTTATGATGCCGCGGCTCGATGGATTCGGTTTGATCCAGGCCATTCGCCGCGAGCCCGAGCTTGCAGACATTCCGATCATCGTTCTGTCTGCGCGCGCCGGCGAGGAAGCCAGAGTCGAGGGTCTGAGTGCCGGCGCCGATGACTACCTCGTCAAGCCGTTCTCCGCCCGAGAACTGGCTGCCCGAGTGGCAGCGGCACTCGCAATGATGAAGGTCAGGCGCGAGATGGGCGAGCGCCTGCGCGAAGAAGCCCGCTCATTGGAAACGCTCAACCGCGTTGGCAGCGTCATTGCAGCCGAGCTCGATCTCGATCAGGCCGTCCAGGCTGTCACCGATGCGGCAACCGAACTGACCGGTGCGCAGTTTGGCTCGTTTTTCTACAACGTCCTTGATGACAAAGGTGAAAGCTACATGCTCTACACGCTCTCGGGCGTGCCGCGTGAAGCGTTTTCCTCCTTCCCGATGCCTCGCAACACCGCAGTATTCGGGCCGACCTTCGCTGGAGAGGGCATTGTCCGATCCGATGATATCACCAAGGATCCACGATACGGCAAGAACGCACCACATCACGGGATGCCCAAGGGACATCTGCCGGTCTGCAGTTATCTCGCTGCTCCGGTGATCTCCCGATCGGGTGAAGTACTCGGTGGGTTGTTCTTCGGACACTCCGAGCCGGGGATTTTCACGGAGCGCGCCGAGCGGCTGCTGTCGGGCATAGCGGCACAGGCGACGATCGCCATCGACAATGCCCGTCTTTACAAGGCGGCTCAGAAAGAGATCGCCGAGCGGGTCAGAACCGAGGAAGCTCTGCGAAAGAGTGAAGCACGGCTCTCCCATCTCAACGAGAATCTCGAAGCCACGGTGGCGGAGAGGACGCAGGAGCGCGATCGTACCTGGAACCTGAGCCGTGACCTTCTTGGTGTTGCAGATCGCCATGGCGTATGGCTCAGCATCAATCCCGCCTGGACGTCAACGCTCGGTTGGCAGACTGACGAAATTACCGGCAAAACATCCGAGTGGCTCGAACATCCCGAAGACCAGGCGAAAACCAGGAGCGAGATCAACCATCTCGCGAGCGGCGGAATCACGCCCAACTTCGAAAACCGTCTCCGATGCGCCGATGGGACCTACAAATGGCTATCCTGGACTGCAGTGCCGGATGGCGACCTCATCTATGCCGTTGCTCGAGACGTGACCGCCGCGAAAGAGCAGGCCGAAACCCTGCGACAAGCCGAGGAGCAGCTTCGCCAATCGCAAAAGCTGGAAGCTGTCGGAAAGTTGACGGGCGGGGTGGCCCACGACTTCAATAACTTGCTACAGGTGATCGGCGGGAACCTCCAGCTGTTGTCCAAAGATATGGTCGTACATGAGAAGGCACAGCAGCGGCTGCAAAATGCGCTTGCCGGCGTCACGCGTGGGTCGAAACTTGCATCCCAGCTTCTAGCCTTTGGGCGACGACAGGCACTGGAGCCGAAAGTGGTCAACCTCGGCCGGTTGATCCGCAGCTTCGACGACATGCTTCGACGCGCAATTGGAGAAGGGATCGAGATCGAGACTGTTGTTTCCGGCGGTTTGTGGAATACACTTGTCGACCCCAGCCAGGTCGAGAACGCGCTCCTCAACCTTGCCATCAATGCGCGCGATGCCATGGAGGGGCACGGCAAGCTGACCATCGAAGCAGGTAATGCGTCGCTCGATGACGCCTATGCCGCAAGACACGCGGACGTGGCGGCTGGGCAATATGTAATGTTGGCGGTGACTGACACCGGTTCGGGTATGACGCCGGAGATCATAGAGCAGGCATTCGAACCGTTCTTCACGACAAAGGCAGCTGGCAAGGGAACGGGCCTTGGCCTCAGCATGGTCTGGGGTTTGGTGAAACAGTCCGAAGGACACATCAAGATCTACAGCGAACCTGGAGAGGGGACGACCATTCGCATCTACCTGCCTCGGTCGCGCCAGCAGGAGGATCTTGCGGTCGATATGGACACTGGGCCGGTCGTTGGCGGGACCGAAACCGTGCTTGTCGTCGAGGACGACGAAGAGGTTCGCGCAACTGTCGTCGAATTACTTACTGACCTCGGCTACAAGGTCCTGCGCGCGACCGATGCCCAAACCGGGCTTGCGGTCATCGACAGCGGTGTCCCGATCGATCTTTTGTTCACGGACGTCGTCATGCCCGGGCCATTGCGCAGCCCGGAACTGGCCCGGAAAGCCAAGGAGCGCTTGCCGCACATCGCCGTCCTCTTCACCTCCGGCTACACCGACAACGCCATCGTCCATGGCGGACGTCTGGACGAGGGGATCGAGCTCCTGAGCAAGCCTTATACGCGCGAAGCCTTGGCGCGAAAGGTGCGGTACGTGCTCGGCAACCGCCAGTCGGCCCAACCGGCTCCGTCCCCACCGCCGCCAACAGCGTCCGCCGAAACCGTTGCGACGGCTTCGCTCACTTCCCCACTACGCATCCTGCTGGTCGAGGACGAACCGCTCATCCTGATGAGCACGACCGATATGCTGGAAACTTTGGGCCATATGGTCTTCGAGGCTACGAGCGCGGAAGAGGCTCTTTCGGTCCTTGAACAGGAAGACGTCGATGTGCTGATGACGGACCATGGACTGCCCGGTATGTCCGGCGCCGATCTCGCTGTAGCTTGTCGGCGCCGACAACCAGAGCTAGCGATTGTGTTCTCATCGGGGATGATCGGCATTCCGCAGATCGATGGCCACCAGTTGATCTCTGACGCTGTACTTCTCGGTAAACCCTACGAGCAAGCCGGCCTGGCGACGGCTCTGGCACAGTTTCGAAGGAAGTAG
- a CDS encoding Hsp20 family protein — protein sequence MATSYDYAPLYRSSVGFDRVFHLLENAQRARSISDWPPYDIIKTGDDSYRISVAVAGFTQNDLDVTFQSNLLTVTGKKQEAANEGYLHRGIAGRPFEHRFELADHVRVNAADLSNGLLSIDLVREIPESLKPRKISIQSAPALNSAAPVQIEAQRAA from the coding sequence ATGGCAACATCATACGATTATGCACCTCTCTACCGTTCGAGTGTCGGGTTCGACCGGGTCTTCCATCTTCTCGAAAACGCCCAGCGCGCCCGCTCGATCAGCGACTGGCCGCCCTATGACATCATTAAGACCGGCGATGACAGCTATAGGATTTCGGTTGCGGTGGCGGGCTTCACCCAAAACGATCTCGACGTCACCTTCCAATCCAATCTTCTGACCGTGACAGGCAAGAAGCAGGAAGCAGCAAATGAAGGCTACCTGCATCGCGGCATCGCCGGCCGGCCGTTCGAACATCGGTTCGAACTTGCCGACCACGTCAGGGTGAATGCGGCGGACCTCAGCAATGGTCTTCTTTCGATCGACCTCGTTCGCGAGATCCCAGAGTCACTGAAGCCGCGGAAAATCTCCATCCAGAGCGCTCCCGCACTAAATTCTGCTGCTCCCGTGCAGATCGAAGCGCAGAGGGCGGCCTGA
- a CDS encoding DUF982 domain-containing protein: MKPDMFRHPVFIFVGLGFPAEVRSVMDAYRHLVEWPASLRDAAHSVAFQACRAALRGEIEAETARGLFAAFAEKHDLLAPENNTIAASRLRSDRDPHVR; this comes from the coding sequence ATGAAACCCGATATGTTCAGACACCCTGTTTTCATTTTCGTCGGCCTAGGCTTTCCGGCAGAGGTTCGCAGCGTGATGGACGCCTACCGGCATCTCGTCGAATGGCCGGCTTCACTGAGAGACGCGGCTCACTCGGTCGCATTCCAGGCATGCAGGGCCGCATTACGCGGTGAGATCGAAGCAGAGACCGCGCGGGGCCTGTTTGCCGCCTTTGCCGAGAAACACGATCTTCTCGCACCGGAAAACAACACGATCGCCGCGTCTCGTCTGCGAAGTGACAGGGACCCACACGTTCGCTGA